The uncultured Desulfuromonas sp. genome has a segment encoding these proteins:
- a CDS encoding beta-ketoacyl synthase N-terminal-like domain-containing protein: MNRYRMAGFGWVSSYGFGRGLSSGFAGFGPGTLPQLQRQDLFDKPDRRFGRMDPFSRLGLAGITLALQDADMDHWQQKRRVAILAETYSGCLETDCDYFTTVIPEQGALASPQLFAYTLSNTFLGEAALRFGLTGCCEVVNSCRPDGLAVVDNALDLLDGDEADAVVVGFCDLDDYGVLQAPGSLFLVVDNAQSATATTLTREASGALLLAGQPLACAMDLVSRLKA, translated from the coding sequence ATGAACCGCTATCGTATGGCCGGATTCGGCTGGGTAAGCAGTTATGGCTTTGGTCGTGGACTCAGCAGCGGTTTTGCCGGATTTGGGCCGGGCACCTTGCCGCAACTGCAACGCCAGGATCTGTTCGATAAGCCGGATCGGCGTTTCGGGCGCATGGACCCGTTTTCCCGGTTGGGGCTGGCCGGTATTACCCTCGCTCTGCAGGATGCCGACATGGATCACTGGCAGCAGAAACGCCGGGTCGCGATTCTGGCTGAAACCTACAGCGGCTGTTTGGAGACCGACTGCGACTATTTTACCACGGTGATTCCCGAACAGGGCGCGCTGGCCAGTCCGCAATTGTTTGCCTATACGTTGTCCAACACCTTTCTCGGTGAGGCGGCATTGCGTTTCGGGTTGACGGGCTGCTGCGAAGTGGTCAACAGCTGTCGACCGGATGGTCTGGCCGTGGTGGATAATGCCCTTGACCTGTTGGATGGCGATGAAGCTGATGCCGTCGTGGTCGGTTTTTGTGATCTGGATGATTATGGTGTACTGCAAGCTCCGGGCAGTCTGTTTCTGGTGGTGGATAACGCGCAAAGTGCCACTGCAACCACTCTAACACGTGAGGCATCCGGTGCTTTGCTCTTGGCTGGGCAACCGCTGGCCTGTGCCATGGATCTGGTCTCACGATTAAAGGCATGA